A part of Paraburkholderia largidicola genomic DNA contains:
- a CDS encoding AI-2E family transporter yields the protein MKVPLTPHRPSANRVYPPGTPGVHGLTSVITFVVVVSGLYFAREVLIPITLAVLLSFLLAPLVSLLRRLHFGQLPSIFVAVLLAVVTLLAVSTLIGAQIAQLAGSLPQYQAAIERKVETVQEKTVGRADALLSRAASALARVAPDRPAVPHEAGRSQKPTVSAPLPVEVHEPIPSPLQLAQRVFSPVVGPLETMFIVLVVTIFILLQREDLRDRLIRLFGARDLHRTTTAINDAASRLSRYFVAQLGVNLGAGATIAIGLAIIGVPGALLFGVLTALLRFVPYIGTWIAALLAVILAAAIQPQWTMAVWTIVLFVTIDVVAGQVVEPLLYGHSSGLSPLAVVVAAIFWSWLWGPIGLVLSTPLTLCLVTLGRYAERLKFLTVLLGDQPALTPAQNFYQRLLADDPHEAIVQADKFLREMALTRYYDDVAREGLRLARNDALRGVFAPEQLARMNETLLDIVEDLEQFDGMPEDKPDPNAPDALPALRPEDAAQLRVVCVAGRGAFDDVTTAIAVQLLTRRGFAPVTANYAQFRRGHTDTLGIDGAAIVCVVTLDAPEAPPYLRNLLRRIRERAPRAQLIVGIGGQSERVDEVGALSDTQNANAFSDLVNQCVQAAAAASAPPLVEKAPRSVDA from the coding sequence ATGAAAGTTCCGCTCACCCCGCACCGCCCTTCGGCCAACCGCGTCTACCCGCCGGGAACGCCGGGGGTACACGGCCTGACATCGGTGATTACATTCGTCGTGGTGGTCAGCGGCTTGTACTTCGCGCGCGAGGTGCTGATCCCGATCACGCTCGCCGTGCTGCTGAGTTTCCTGCTCGCACCGCTCGTCAGCCTGTTGCGGCGTCTTCACTTCGGCCAGTTGCCGTCGATCTTCGTCGCGGTGCTGCTTGCCGTCGTCACGCTGCTCGCCGTCAGCACGCTGATCGGCGCGCAGATCGCGCAACTCGCCGGTTCGCTGCCGCAGTACCAGGCGGCTATCGAGCGCAAGGTCGAGACCGTGCAGGAGAAAACGGTCGGTCGCGCCGATGCGCTGCTGTCGCGCGCCGCGAGTGCGCTGGCACGCGTCGCGCCCGATCGCCCCGCCGTGCCTCACGAAGCGGGCCGCTCGCAGAAGCCGACTGTATCGGCGCCATTGCCCGTCGAAGTGCACGAGCCCATTCCGTCGCCGCTGCAACTTGCGCAGCGCGTGTTCTCGCCTGTGGTCGGGCCGCTCGAAACAATGTTCATCGTGCTCGTCGTGACGATCTTCATCCTGCTGCAGCGCGAGGACCTGCGCGACCGGCTGATACGCCTGTTCGGCGCGCGTGACCTGCATCGCACGACTACCGCGATCAACGATGCGGCGAGCCGCCTGTCGCGCTACTTCGTCGCGCAGCTCGGCGTGAACCTCGGCGCGGGCGCGACGATCGCGATCGGCCTCGCGATCATCGGCGTGCCGGGCGCGCTCCTGTTCGGCGTGCTGACCGCGCTGCTGCGCTTCGTGCCGTACATCGGCACGTGGATCGCGGCGCTGCTCGCGGTGATTCTCGCGGCCGCGATCCAGCCGCAATGGACGATGGCCGTGTGGACGATCGTGCTGTTCGTGACGATCGACGTCGTCGCGGGCCAGGTGGTCGAGCCGCTGTTGTATGGGCATAGTTCAGGGCTGTCGCCGCTCGCCGTGGTGGTCGCGGCGATTTTCTGGAGCTGGCTGTGGGGGCCCATCGGTCTCGTGCTGTCGACGCCGCTCACGCTGTGCCTCGTCACGCTCGGCCGTTACGCGGAGCGCCTGAAGTTCCTGACGGTGCTGCTCGGCGATCAGCCAGCGCTCACGCCTGCGCAGAACTTCTATCAGCGCCTGCTCGCCGACGATCCCCACGAGGCGATCGTGCAGGCCGACAAGTTCCTCAGGGAAATGGCACTCACCCGCTACTACGACGACGTCGCGCGCGAAGGCTTGCGGCTCGCACGTAACGACGCGCTGCGCGGCGTGTTCGCGCCCGAGCAGCTGGCGCGCATGAACGAGACCTTGCTCGATATCGTCGAGGACCTCGAGCAGTTCGACGGCATGCCCGAAGACAAGCCCGACCCGAACGCGCCCGACGCGCTGCCCGCCCTGCGGCCGGAAGACGCCGCGCAGTTGCGCGTAGTGTGCGTGGCGGGCCGCGGCGCATTCGACGACGTGACGACGGCCATCGCCGTGCAGTTGCTGACGCGCCGCGGCTTCGCGCCCGTCACGGCGAACTACGCGCAATTCCGCCGTGGCCATACGGACACGCTCGGCATCGACGGCGCGGCCATCGTCTGCGTGGTGACGCTCGATGCCCCCGAAGCGCCGCCCTATCTGCGCAATCTGCTGCGGCGCATCCGCGAGCGGGCGCCGCGCGCGCAACTGATCGTCGGTATTGGCGGGCAATCGGAGCGCGTCGATGAAGTCGGCGCACTGAGCGATACGCAAAACGCCAACGCGTTCAGCGATCTCGTCAATCAGTGCGTGCAGGCGGCCGCCGCAGCATCCGCACCGCCGCTCGTCGAGAAGGCGCCGCGCAGCGTCGACGCTTGA